The Mytilus galloprovincialis chromosome 7, xbMytGall1.hap1.1, whole genome shotgun sequence genome has a window encoding:
- the LOC143083790 gene encoding uncharacterized protein LOC143083790: MHTGEKPHKCDVCASEFSLTRHMLIHTGDKPHDCDVCGKSFGQHSNLQRHRRTHTADKPYDCAVSGKKLSSLGNSQRHMRTHTGDKPHYCEVCGKGFSHRGNLQRHIRIHTGDKPYDCDVCGKGFNDLRDLQRHMRTHTGDKPHDCDVCGKGFSVHSNLQRHMKIHTGEKPYECDVCSKRFSDQSDLKKHMRTHTGDKPYYCDVCGKGFSHRFNLQRHTSIHTGDKPYDCDVCGKGFSEQGSLQKHMKTHTRL, translated from the coding sequence ATGCATACAGGTGAAAAACCACATAAATGTGATGTGTGTGCTAGTGAATTTTCCTTAACTAGACACATGCTAATACATACTGGGGATAAACCACATGACTGTGATGTTTGTGGTAAAAGTTTTGGTCAACATAGTAATTTACAGAGACACAGGAGAACACATACAGCTGATAAACCTTATGACTGTGCTGTATCTGGTAAAAAGTTAAGTAGCCTTGGCAATTCGCAGAGACACATGAGAACGCATACTGGAGATAAACCTCATTACTGTGaagtatgtggtaaagggtttagtcatcGTGGTAATTTACAAAGACACATAAGAATACACACAGGTGATAAACCTTATGATTGCGATGTATGTGGCAAAGGGTTTAATGATCTTCGTGATttacagagacacatgagaacacatacaggtgataaaccccatgactgtgatgtatgtggtaaagggtttagtgtGCATAGTAATTTACAGAGACACATGAAAATACACACAGGAGAAAAACCTTATGAGTGTGATGTATGTAGTAAAAGGTTTAGTGATCAAAGTGATTTAAAGaagcacatgagaacacatacaggtgataaaccttatTACTGTGacgtatgtggtaaagggtttagtcatcGTTTTAATTTACAGAGACATACGAGtatacatacaggtgataaaccttatgattgtgatgtatgtggtaaagggtttagtgaGCAAGGTAGTTTACAGaaacacatgaaaacacatacaagGTTGTAA
- the LOC143083789 gene encoding uncharacterized protein LOC143083789 isoform X4: protein MLKGEEDLITTNGTLQRHINTLAGKTHYKCDVCAREFTQGSRLKRHVRTHTGEKSNECDVCFREFSQSSVLKRHMRTHTGEKPHKCDVCASEFSQGSQLKAHMSTHTGDNPYGCDVCGKQFSYLSSLQRHTRTHTGIKPHCCDVCGKGFNQLVNLQSHMRIHTGDKPYICDVCGKRFSEQGSLQRHTRTHTEDKNHHCDTCGKWFSQHAHLKSHMRTHTSDKPYNCDVCGKEFREKCNLQIHMRIHTGDKPYNCDICGKGFRGKGNIQIHMRIHTGDKPYECCECGKGFSQFANLQRHMRTHTGDKPHDCDVCGKGFSHRFNLQRHTSIHTGDKPYDCDVCGKGFSHLNNLQTHIRTHTGDTHHDCDVCGKQFSRLDSLKRHMRKHIVDKSNNIHNDCR from the coding sequence ATGTTAAAGGGAGAAGAGGATTTAATCACAACCAATGGAACTCTACAGAGACACATAAACACACTGGCTGGTAAAACACATTATAAATGTGATGTTTGTGCTAGAGAATTTACTCAAGGTAGTCGCTTAAAGAGACATGtaagaacacatacaggtgaaaaaTCTAATGAATGTGATGTTTGCTTTAGAGAATTTAGTCAAAGTAGTGTCTTAAAGAGAcatatgagaacacatactggtgaaAAACCTCATAAATGTGATGTTTGTGCTAGTGAATTTTCTCAAGGAAGTCAACTAAAAGCCCATATGAGTACACATACAGGAGATAACCCATATggctgtgatgtatgtggtaaacagTTCAGTTATCTTAGTAGTTTACAGAGACACACGAGAACACATACAGGCATAAAACCCCATtgctgtgatgtatgtggtaaagggtttaatCAGCTTGTTAATTTACAGAgtcacatgagaatacatacaggtgataaaccttatatctgtgatgtatgtggtaaacggTTTAGTGAGCAAGGTAGTTTACAGAGACACACGAGAACACATACAGAAGATAAAAATCATCATTGTGATACATGTGGTAAATGGTTTAGTCAGCATGCTCATTTAAAGagtcacatgagaacacatacaagtgataaaccttataactgtgatgtatgtggtaaagaaTTTCGTGAGAAATGtaatttacagattcacatgagaatacatacaggtgataaaccttataactgtgatatatgtggtaaaggattTCGTGGGAAAGGTAATATTCAGattcacatgagaatacatacaggtgataaaccttatGAATGTTGTgaatgtggtaaagggtttagtcagttTGCTAATttacagagacacatgagaacgcacacaggtgataaacctcacgactgtgatgtatgtggtaaagggtttagtcatcGTTTTAATTTACAGAGACATACGAGtatacatacaggtgataaaccttatgattgtgatgtatgtggtaaagggtttagtcaccTTAATAATTTACAGACTCACAtaagaacacatacaggtgacaCACATCATGattgtgatgtatgtggtaaacagTTTAGTAGGCTTGATAGTTTGAAGAGACACATGAGAAAACATATTGTGGATAAATCAAATAACATTCACAATGACTGTCGTTAA